From Papilio machaon chromosome 29, ilPapMach1.1, whole genome shotgun sequence, one genomic window encodes:
- the LOC106708163 gene encoding zinc finger protein ZPR1 — MSTSETKPMFRDLAGDDPEPEVTEIESFCMNCHANGMTRLLLTRIPYYKNVVIMSFSCEACGYENNEIQPGGAFAELGVRWKLRVECQMDLNRQVVKSDYTGVRIPELDFEIPAQSQKGEVTTVEGIIARAISGLQQDQETRRKEHPEDAATIDAFITRLQDLKTVNTPWTLELEDISGNCFVENPEAPAKDPRCDRTDFTRSKEQNHTLGIFEQEEIHGITNGLAQSKIEAEADFYEKMVSEEVMQFKTNCPDCNAPAETNMKLTSIPHFKQVVIMATVCDACGHRTNEVKSGGGIEDKGVKYEVRIASRDDFSRDILKSETCSMSIPELEFEVGGRALGGRFSTPEGLLQAAVQQLREAPGLMGDAPGLAQAKLSGFLEKLEEVLEGKRAITLVLDDPAGNSYVQSLSDDPQVPDDGLKVTHYERSYEQNDELGLNDMKTEGYDVET, encoded by the exons ATGAGTACTTCAGAAACGAAACCGATGTTCCGTGATCTCGCTGGAGATGATCCGGAACCAGAAGTCACTGAAATCGAGTCGTTTTGTATGAATTGCCACGCAAAT gGCATGACTCGTCTTCTTCTGACACGTATTCCTTACTATAAGAATGTGGTGATAATGTCATTCAGTTGTGAGGCTTGCGGGTACGAGAACAATGAGATTCAGCCGGGTGGGGCCTTCGCAGAGCTTGGGGTAAG atGGAAACTGAGGGTTGAATGTCAGATGGACTTGAACCGACAAGTGGTGAAGAGTGACTACACAGGAGTGAGGATACCAGAGTTGGACTTTGAGATACCTGCACAGAGTCAGAAAGGAG AGGTTACAACAGTGGAGGGGATAATAGCTCGGGCTATATCCGGTCTGCAACAAGACCAGGAGACACGGAGAAAGGAGCATCCAGAGGATGCGGCCACAATTGATGCATTTATTACTCGATTACAAGATCTCAAAACTGTAAATACACCATGGACGTTGGAGCTTGAAGATATCAGTG GTAACTGTTTCGTAGAGAATCCTGAAGCACCAGCTAAAGATCCTCGATGTGACAGAACAGATTTTACACGGAGTAAAGAACAAAATCATACACTTGGTATATTTGAACAAGAAGAG ATACATGGTATAACGAACGGTCTAGCTCAGAGCAAGATAGAAGCGGAGGCAGACTTCTATGAGAAAATGGTATCGGAAGAAGTGATGCAATTCAAAACTAACTGTCCGGACTGTAATGCACCTGCCGAGActaatatgaaattaacaa GTATACCTCACTTCAAGCAGGTTGTGATAATGGCGACTGTATGTGACGCTTGCGGTCACAGAACTAATGAG GTGAAATCTGGTGGTGGTATTGAAGATAAAGGTGTGAAGTATGAAGTACGTATTGCGAGCAGAGATGACTTCTCTAGAGATATATTGAAG TCGGAGACATGCAGTATGAGCATTCCGGAGCTGGAGTTCGAGGTGGGGGGCAGAGCTCTGGGGGGCAGGTTCAGTACACCGGAGGGTCTGCTGCAGGCGGCCGTGCAGCAGCTGCGGGAGGCGCCGGGACTGATGGGAGACGCGCCAGGACTCGCACAGGCAAAGCTCTCCGg tttcTTAGAGAAATTAGAAGAAGTTTTGGAAGGAAAGCGAGCAATTACACTGGTGTTGGACGACCCGGCTGGAAATTCTTATGTACAGAGCCTCTCTGATGACCCTCAAGTACCTGATGATG GTCTTAAAGTGACTCACTACGAGAGATCTTATGAACAAAATGATGAACTTGGTCTTAATGATATGAAGACCGAAGGTTACGACGTGGAAACATAG
- the LOC106708176 gene encoding microtubule-associated protein 1A: MGKEEKEDSGFGFKDKAKAEETLRLLEEHDPNYRRLTVRGLLGRAKRVLSMTKAEEKIKNIKEAMEVFENWLAELEKNKEKKTDKKEKEETKEKKDDKEKDSSPDVEMEDKTKKEDKKDLPADTVPGLGFKDKATAENTLKELEGRDPDYQKLAVKGLIGRAKRVLTCTRDETKISNIKEAMSLFDKFLDDFDTMHLSKQNNPYISLGIVRTCVAKAEGLISEQQKSFIEAYSSVNGEYKRLRTVTEKEGGKTWDIVRNAALKELKEKYADVKLFDEKDEPTKEHLEMLLWAYSPEHARVKKTIQETEEESENNKSEEENNSRKRRSSAKDEESPSKKKKE; this comes from the exons ATGGGCAAGGAGGAAAAAGAAGACTCTGGCTTCGGATTCAAGGATAAGGCGAAGGCTGAGGAGACTCTGCGACTATTGGAGGAGCATGACCCCAACTACAGGCGTCTAACTGTGCGCGGTCTGCTAGGAAGAGCTAAAAGAGTACTCTCAA tgaCAAAAGCGGAAgagaaaataaagaatataaaagaagCGATGGAAGTGTTTGAGAACTGGCTCGCGGAGCTCGAGAAGAACAAGGAAAAGAAGACTGACAAGAAGGAGAAAGAAGAGactaaagaaaagaaagatgATAAAGAAAAG GATTCAAGTCCCGATGTAGAGATGGaggataaaacaaaaaaagaagacAAAAAGGATCTTCCGGCAGACACAGTACCAGGTTTAGGTTTCAAAGACAAGGCGACAGCGGAAAATACGCTCAAGGAGTTAGAAGGAAGAGATCCTGATTACCAAAAACTTGCTGTGAAGGGATTAATTGGTAGAGCTAAGAGAGTATTGACAT GTACAAGagatgaaacaaaaatatccaACATCAAAGAAGCGATGTCATTATTTGATAAGTTTCTTGACGACTTCGACACAATGCATCTCAGCAAACAGAACAACCCGTACATAAGTCTAGGTATTGTGAGGACATGTGTTGCTAAAGCTGAGGGACTGATCTCTGAGCAACAG AAATCATTCATAGAAGCATACAGTAGTGTGAACGGCGAGTACAAACGTCTGCGAACTGTGACTGAGAAGGAAGGAGGGAAGACTTGGGACATCGTCAGAAATGCTGCCTTAAAAGAACTGAAAGAGAAG tatGCAGATGTAAAACTTTTCGATGAAAAAGATGAACCTACAAAGGAGCATTTAGAAATGTTACTCTGGGCTTACTCTCCGGAGCACGCTAGAGTGAAAAAGACAATACAGGAGACAGAAGAGGAAAGCGAGAATAACAAGAGTGAAGAGGAAAATAACAGTAGAAAGAGAAGAAGTAGCGCAAAAGATGAAGAATCTCCTAGTAAGAAGaagaaggaataa